The genomic window tcagtttatggggaacaaCTTGTGGTAGGTCAAAGATATCtaatatgcagttgtataagcattggcatgtCTCATTTCCATGAAGATTATTTGGCCTTGTTCCTTAGTTATGGTCtattgcattttttaaaattttttgcttagtttacatgtattagtttgtgattatgtcagtcAGAGGGGAACTATTAGTGATATGCCattgttaatcaaaaatataagcATAAGCAAtgatctattgactttgaaacttttgtttaGTTTACCTGGAGAAGTTTGTGATCCTGTCAGTGCAAGAttaactgctaatgttaagttaACTTTATTTGGTaggcaaatttattggcatttgtaAGTATCATTTTCATGGAGATTTTATAGCCCAAcccctcatcatggttcattaactttgaaaattttacaCAGTTCACAAGTTaaagtttgtgtttgtgtttgtttaaagggaacttaTAAAAAGTCAAAGgtttttggtatgcagttgtattagcattggtacatctcattgTCATGGAAATTGTTTAGCAATGCACCTTTTGTCATGGTTCaaagactttgaatatttgcagaacttacatgttaaagtattgctattttaatgtCAACATTTGccttatcaaaataacaaaaatgcgcGACATATCTCTGTGGAAGCAGTTTATTACAGAAAAAGCTTTGCTTTTTGatatggtgaagtcgatctttcaatgGAACATGCAGAATAGTAATGTTAAGCATAGAAAATCAAAAGTCttaatgttgctgcaaaattACAGAGATTGTAATCAAAGATTTAGCACTAGATCTTTGACATTTCTAAGGAGCGAGAATCCCACAAAAACGTGGAGGGATATTAATTGCTCCAGAAAATCGAATTATCtattatctaaaataaaattcGATATATTGGTGGATATCTTCACTAGGTTTAATGCAAATATCTAATATAAAAGTTTATAACATAGTGATGTACTTCGgctgaatttataaaaatctagaATTTGACATTCATACTATAAGTCAGAAGAGAATtcgttaaggatcaaaataaggtAAATATATTGATATGTTATGGAGCTCCTTTTCTAGATTTTTTAATTAATAGAGAAAAGACTGAATCGGacatttaccttatatttgcattggtattatttatatttcaaattgaaaGAAAAGATTTATTAAATCAGTTTAAATTGTATGAGCTATTGAAGTattatatgaaaagaaatattGGTGTTATGTGGCAAAAATTTTATCCTGTATCGTAGAGAAAAAAACCTGATACAAACTCCTAAACATGACGTAGAAACATCCTTAAACTAAACATAGCTatcatttcgttttgttttaGATAATGGTAACTGTAAGCTTGTTAGTTTTCTTTTTGAGTATTGTTCATCTTACTCGAGGAATTGGATCTCCTACATTCCAACTGGTCCCTAACGGAATTAAAGTATCAATACCAGGTATGCTTAATAACGTTTATAATAAGATCTAGGATTTAGATGTTGGAGTTTTGGAAAGGGATTTCGCAAACTTTGACTGAATTTATAatcatttatataacaaaattcaCTTTAATACAAGTTGGACAACTGGAACAAATAGATATTATTAAGCGCACTTGAAGATACCAATTGCTTGCTAAAATACCGTTTTTATTTATACCTTCACagtaatgaaaatcaaaaaattgCATTCTGTAAAGTAGTAAAATCCATACAAACGTTCATGTGTGGCATATGTATCAGCTTATCACCAATTTTCCATATCTCTAtaaatccaatgaaaataagACGAATCCTTAGCAATGTCAATATCATTAATGGGAATATCAACGTTGTGtatcattgttatatttttttttaacttgcagTTCAAGGATATGACAGAAGTGCAATACATTTCAATATCAACAAACCGATGAGTGGCATTGTAGCTGGAGATAATGAACATGATTTCTTTAGTTATGACATTTCAGGTATAAATGACATCTAAGATATTCATATCGTTTTCTATATGCTGCATTTAACACAAAACTCTCATTTCTACTTCTTACCAGGCACGCATATTCTTTTTAAAGTTTCTTATCCACTCTCCACTCAACGTCGAAAATCAAATGTTCGTCATCTCAGAGTGTAGTGCGTCTTTTATTCATATTaacaggatttttttattttatttgttttaattattaatcaaattagtgaaaattaaaaaataaatcatatttacaCCGAGTGTAAGCGGTCATATGTAATGCATATCCATGTAAAAAAACCCATACAGTATGACATCTAGGAGGAATAATTTCGAATCTTATAGGAAAAATACGGTATATATATAGATCGAAGCATACACAAATACCATATAAATGTCTGGCTGTTCCTGCTTCTCCCAACGAGTTATGTACATTATATTTTCacacaaattttaaaaactaatagCAAATACATAGTGTTTTGATAagaatttatgatatttttatgtgAGCAGCTAAGTATATATTTctttcagaataaaaaaaaaagtaaacagttAGTTTGTGCGCATGTGTCTAACCTTTTTGTGCTTATAAGAACACGGATTTGTTTATAAAGCGAAATAAGGATGTCTTAAAACTGTTATACAATTGTTCCTGGTGAAGTGGATTTTATGTCGCCCGCCACAGTCTGTATAATTCATTCAGGATTCTGTAATTCAATTTTTGTCGTTtattatttcggggccttttatagctgactatgcggtttggttTTGATTAGTGTTGATCGAAGACCGTGGCCTATAATTGCCAATCTTCTTTCTGGTGTAGAGTTGTGTCATTTACAATCAAacaacatcttcttatctttagaTAGATAGTTAAGATTTGGACAATTTGAGTTTGATATATGGCATAAACTGCATGTCTATTTTAGAAGCACGTATGAAGtagtaattttattgttttattgtgtCGAAAAGTTTCTGTACCAATGATTTTATTTTCTCACCTGTTTCAACCGATATTGGCAACAGACAGTTGAGTTATGACGTTTCTTTATTCGTTCATGATTTTCCCTGTAAAGATCTACTAAATGAAGCTTTTGTATGAAATATAAAGTAATACAGTGGATGTTATCTACAGCAGCAGACAAAAATGAATTAATATGGttgcctttggctgttgtctgctatatggttgggtttttgtcgctttgacacatttcccatttccattctcaatttcaataTAGGATTACATATTCTAGACTTTAATATATGGCTACAGTTGATGTTTTCAACATGTTTTACTATCATGCAATATGTTGACATAATTTTAATATCAAGTTTGTGATCAAATAACAGATTCATAACATGATTACAAATACCAAGAACAAAACAAACTCAAAATGttcttacaaaataataaacatgcagcaatatatTACAGTAGTGGGTCTAAGTGAAATATGGTAACTAGTTCCATTAGATTCAAAATTATAAGCCGTCTCTATGCAATTCTAACATAAATTGTCGTTCTTGTCTTGCATAATGATTATAAATTCATTCAGCAATTATTCATCAATTTTAGGTGATCATTGGGAGTATACTTTTCCTGTTGCTGCCAAACAAGGAGATGTTATTAATTACTGGTTATGGGGAGAAAACAACTCACAAGGAGAAACATTAACAGGACAGACAATTACTCTTGGGCGTAAGTATTGTACTTACATAACACATTTATACTCTGCATCAAACAATCGTTGTTAGTTAAATGGGACTAGTGTTTTTTTAGGGATTTGCAGTAAAAAAAGAGTGTATAAATGCGTCTCATTGACACGGTAAATATTAGAAAATACAAAACCAAGGTATAACCGTATCAATAAATCACCAAGAGTACTATATTGCGACAATTACAATTTGTGGTAATAATGTTTTCGGCGTAACAAAACATATATAGATTGGGTTTATAATAATTAGAATGACCTAGCTAacactatatttttttctataattttaaaattgatcaCCGTATTAGATTACACCAAAACGAAGTGTTTTATTATCAAATAAAAGGATAATACATTAACAGCAATGTTAGGACCATCTACAACAACATCTACTTTTCAATCAACGACAACCGAACAGTCAATAACGACAGCTATATCACCAACAACGACCACAAATGCACCATCGATTACAGCAAACAGTACACCATTTCAACATAATTCTTACAGCTCAACCAGTTAAGTAAATCTTAAATATTATAGCACCGTTTAAAAAGATTGAAAGGACTAtcaataaacttattttaacactACTTGTTTGTTTTTCAGATAATAAGTAATGAAAATACTACTTGATCAAATCTTTTGAAATTTCAACACATCGTTATGGTATATAAAAGTCAGGTCAtgatataatttgaatttgaacgtTTTGACAATTACTCTTCTAGAATTATGCTTTTTCGCTATCCCATTAATTTGGTGCTAAGTACCACTTTTCTACATTATTAAAGTAGGAGAAAGACTAAGAAAATGGAAGAtgcatatttaaaataaaaaaataatagagtAATTCGTAAAAGGGTAATAATCAGCTTACAATTGTTATTAATATGTGTACGCTAATTTTGTTTCTTAAGATATTGCCCGGTTAGCGAATTTGGTATTCAATATTCGATCCTTCCAACGATTAACTGGTTAAGTGATTAACCGTTGACAACGCTAGTTCTTCTGATCGTTTCCATCAGCGTCAACCGATTATCCCGATAAAACATCCATATAAATATACTACCGAAAGGACAAAAGCGATAGATATCTGAACTGAGTGATGTACTGGCGAATTTACAGTTTAGGTATCTCTGCTTCAATAGTACTTATCGCTATTCAATAGTCGTACATCCATTAAggaaaaacaaatcctggttacaagcTTACACCGAATGATTGCGcgattagggggggggggggtaggaatATAAGGAAAACAATTAGTGCATGCCGAATCTTAGCGTATTCATTCAAAGGTTTGAGAAAGACACCTGAGTATTTTGCTCTAATGAGATATCATTTTATATGTTGGTGTACTGTATTTTCTTTGGTAAAACATTCTTCTCCTATAGATgataaacacaaacaaaaaagaaCCAATTTTTACACCTCAGATGTCCGTTGGTTTGTATTGAGCTAGCACGTTTTCTGACAAAAGAGTCATTCAAACTCAatcaatataacaaacaaaaagcacagggtattttgaaattttaacatatgGTAGCAAAATTTGAATTCAGACAATTAGATATATACTGTTCATATAATCTACATCTTGTAccacaaaaaacaacatacataGTTTTAAAAGAGATATATTCAGAATAGACTTGTTTAGAGTGAACATTCGGTTTATCTTTTATTAAGATTAAAAGGAAATGTAATTAAGGTTAATAGTCATTGTCGAAGGTAAACCAAGCACTTCGGACGCatcaaattatttcattaaagCATATGAGCATTGTAGATATTTTGGTTAAGACATGGACAATTATGACTTAATTTGTAAAACCCATTCATTTATAGCATGAAGTTCCTTATAAATGACAGTCCTGAGATGCTTGAGGCCAACTTAAAACTTCCCAGAATAATCGTCTGAACTTCTTCgcatttaaatgttataattaacattgccattaaagtgggaTATTTGGCATGCTACAAAACCATGTACAACCCACCACTTTTTTCTTgtaatgccctgtaccaagtcaggaaaatgaccattgttatgttatagttcgtttctgtgtgtgctatattttaatgttgtgtttctgttgtgttgtagttctcttatatttgatacgtttccctcagttttagtttgtaacccggatttgtttttttctctagcgatttataaattttgaacagcgatatactactgttgcctttactatacagataaagctatacgtataaacgttagctttatacgtcaatgacctcaactcacctataagccccgcctacttacaacgtcacgtcacaacaatgacaacgtgtagtaacaatggtcaaacttttatgtcTAATCTGTGAATTGTACCATTGTGTTCCTTTcccgattgtgacattttgactaacTATTGGCTCGCATAGCGGGTAAGGCAAATGGAAAGATGTTCTTTCTAAAAAAAGTGTGCAGCATTAATAAATTCTAGTGTAAGGTATTCCATGTTTTACTGAATAGTACCATAAACTAGGACATTTGTGGAATCAGAGAAACGTCAATCAGTACCGTATAGGTCTGTTTCAACTCACTTCCCACTTTTTTCATAATACAGTCTTTTAACTCGTAAGTTTTCAAATTCAGAGAAACGCAATCAATTTATGAATACTACAACTTACTGTATAAACCAATAGTAATTGAATTTTTAtgtattcaattattttatatacGCATTATAACATTTTAGGAACAATTTGCAAGGATAATGCTGTGGTTAATTGTAAAAATCAACATGTTTGTTTCATAACTCATTTGAGAGGATATTGTCCTTTGACCTGTGGACTCTGCTGTAAGTAATTAATAACTGGAGGTTGGAATAAGAATGAATATCAGCAACACATTTAATTAAACTCGGAAAGACAACTATTTGCATGGTAACGATAATGCCAGTAAGTAACATCAATGATACCAAGGTTATATCGGTTTAGTATAATGTAAaaatgttgtttattgtttattcagataaaagatattaaaaacaacaacatatcCGAACTGTAAGATAAACGGATAGTCCTctattttaaatgacaaaatcaagagATCGACCACATcttacaaatgacaaaaaaagacaTACTCATGTGAAGCATTTATTTGTGAAGAGAAATAGTgggttaaacctgtttttatagctagcctaacctctaacttgtatgattttttcaaaatagatgatttcagcttcacaaTTGTAAACTTCCATTCtctgtagcaacatcccagcagcGCCTttatatggagtatatatctcccaattgatatgatattcaaGGGCTGGTAATTCCTATAATGACTTCTTTGACAGAGGATttgctcataaggaagctattaaaccaagagttccaaatggtgaagttgaaatcatccctaaattatacggatgccatcacgataAGGTTGACCGTAATGggatatccgtttcacagatgatatcggatatgttccttatgtcgttactgcaattcccttccctttttcacgaatgtgacctaccgaataagactatttaccggatttgtaacaACATAAGCAataagacgggtgccacatgtggaaaagggtctgcttacccttccagagcacctgagatcaccccaagtttttggtggggttcgtgttccttagtctttagttttctatgttatatcttctgtactattatttgtctgtttgtttttagcaatggcgttgtcagtttatttccaatctatgagttcgactgtccatttggtatcttttgtcctcTTTTGTATCATAGTCGTAAAAATTGAGCTCTTAAGGGCGGTCAAAACATACAATTGATAAATGCAATAGAAATTTACATCAGGCTGAAATCTAGTATGACGCCATTTTTTCGCTTTGTTAACAAAACATGCGCTTAAACTTACTGTTTACATTCTCGTTTATCTCATTTTTAtcttgataaaaatatttatttttgatgctTACATCAAATTGTCGACACATATAATGTCaatccatgttaaaatgagcaaaGATAATCGCATgaagtttttatttcttaattgttCTCAATATTAATTTATCGTTCTATCCGTCCCTTAAGTCGAAAAGGGTTATGTATTTGACATATACTTTCAGTGCCTCCACTTTGTGAGGATAGTACAGCAGTACACTGTGAACAACATACTGTGTGCTTACATTCCATTCTGAAAAAATTTTGCCCACTTACCTGTGGTCAATGTGGTAAGGAAATTTCATTGGTTAAAACTGACTTTACTGGTATCGTTCTTCTCCATAACGCTATACATGCGTCAAACTCATCATTCAGTAAAATGCTAAGGATACTGCTGTGCAAGTGGTGTTCTGATAAAACGGAACCACATTCAGACAACAATAATACAAAGAACTGTAACCTGATTTcctatatttatattaaataataatcAATGAATAATTGGTAATATCTATGTATTACATAATGAAGACTTCAAAGGCGCTTAATTGATTTATGAACGTTTCTAGGAATAATGTAAGAGACACAACGTATTGACTTTAATAACTTTAATTGTGCACAATTTTACGCTTACTTATTATATAAGCATATAACATTATCTGCGTTTTAAAGTAAAGGATAAAACATATAGGAATTAcagcaaacataaaaaaaatactggCCAGTCAATATTACAAAAAGTTTGATCTGAAACACCTCTTAAAAGACTGATAAATAAATAGTTTGATCTTGTTCAGTCTTAAGTCTGACGTCACTGCGGTTTATTCTGTACAGAAAATAAGCCAGAAGTCAATTTAGAAATGTACAATCTATGTTCAGACAGTTTAGTAGCTGTACACATCACCACCATGCTGACACATTTATTTACACTTGTAAGCAAATATGTGCGCCATTACACGAAATCACACAAATCCCGTAGACTTTGACATcacaatttcaaaaacaaaatgacgTCACAATTAAAAAGTGATCGTTGCTTGACATCAAAAGGTTATTCGGAGTAGATCTAACCTCATTCGGAGACAAAATTCAGATAAATACCAATTGACTGCAAACGAAATAATTGAACTTTTTTGAATTTACTGCGGTGAAACAGTCTGAATATTGGTAAAAGTATTGAACTGACCCAACAATTTATTGTCTAGACTTTTCAGATAATGTTAAGAACAATAATCAATTTGGACTAAAATCGTGAACAATTGAGGGCTACAGACCAAACCAACAGTCATCTTTCGACTCCAACAATCCAACAGACGTAAAAAGAAGAAAAGACAACAATGAACAAATACGGTCCATATATTCAAACAGGTTACAAGCCGGTTAGTAACCGAACTCACACGCGCTCATTCCCATGGATATCACGCAAATGATGCTATATATAGTAACTATTGTTAGCGATAAATTAGCAGTTCGCCTACAATTATTCATCATTGTATCTTCAACGTTAAAGATATTCGCAGTACCTCAGTTTCATTTGACTGTTTGTGAATCTATTTTTTTAGTTAAAGCAACAAAACCACCATGTACAGATGGAACATTGGTAAACTGTAGTTTTGCAGGAGTTTGTTCTGATTCAGCATTGAAAGAACACTGTCCCCTAACCTGTGGTCTTTGTGGTACGTACATTGAtattttgcaaaagtataaacGACGAGaaaattatacattgtataaacaCTTTAAtgattcaattttataaaaggataacaaatttacatattattttttaatatttatatatatacaactcgtctaaacatcaacccaacaatgttagatctgtaaatttgctttcgcaaatttttggttcttccctcgccgggattcgaacccatgctactgtgatatcgtgacaccaaatcgcctgcactgcagccatcccgctagaccacatgaccacctgggctatatatatataagttaccGGGGAGctctttcaaatttataaaaggaaCGATTTGACATAGTTTGAGCAAGGGTATTCGTAATGTTTTCTACATAAAAGAATAACGAAAAGGAGGTGAATCTAAAAAGATGAAAggtccataaaaactgacaaaatagaACGTTAGACTTTTTTACTTTCTGTACTGTCATTtaatataacaatttattaagataaaaaaaagacaCATATATTTTGATATGCTTTGTAGGTAAACTAAGTCAAACAACACGTTGGATACATATCGGAACAACAAAGAAACCAAGTTTATCACAGATAATAGGCAGATAATTCGCTGGTGGAGACaaaaaagagggaaaaacaacagaaaagatcactgttaaaatattacattattgAAAAGATCTTAGTTTGAAAAAGTGATTATCAAAGATGGCAACttttgatgttcagtggttgtcgtttgttgatgttgttcataattgtttctcgtttcgcgttttttttatatatagattaaaccgttgtttttcctgtttgaatggttttataccaGTCTTTTAAGGGCtccttatagcttgttgtttggtttgagccaaggttccgtgttgaagaacGAATTTTGATCTACAAtggattacttttacaaattgtgacttgggtggagagttatctcattgacatacatcttattatatctatttttacTGTAGTTTACAtattgtgtttgagcttttgattgtgccatttgcttacgaactttccgtttagaaaaaagtaaaatcacaaaaatactgaactctgagaaatAATGAAgacggaaagtccctcatcaaatggtaaaatcaaaagctcaaacacaccaaacgaatggacaacagctgtcacaattctgacttggcacaggcattttgtTATGGTGAAAATAATGGAGTtcaccttgttttatagctagctaaacctatccattatattgacaacgatgtgtgaacaaaacaaactgacaaaaatgacaaaataaggCATACTGTAATTAACTTTGTgctattattttttatcttaatcactataaaacaaacatacatatacTGAGCCAGCACTAAgcaacactttaaaaaaaaataattgttctttctggaaaaaaattatttaaacatcattgatataatccttagttttacctgtaatttaaaacagtcgtacttttttcctgaagattgatttcgcgccatttcagctttgcacgtgCAATTGATGTTTTACCGtctgtacctgtacttttaaaacgatattaaaaatttcttttttactAACGTTCAAAAACACACCATTtgtaagaaaaacacatacaccTTTGAAAAAATAGCATGGCGCGTTAACCAGGTCTCCCCGAAAATGACCGTCAGAAAGctcttggaatggttgatgcCGGATTGAGTGTTGCTGACATCGTGGCTCGATTAAAATGTGCATAAGGCAACAGTTcagagactaacaaacagatattGACAAATTGCAACTGCACAGGATATGTCGATATCTCGTAGACCAAAAAAACTATTGTCAACGGAGCAGCGCTACCTTCACTTTACGTCAACACGTGACAAGTTGTTTTACGGCCACAAAagtagtgcattgactaaggGCAGCTGCTGGTGTGCCTGCCAATCCTTCACTGTGGCACTTAGGGCatggctgagaaattgattttgaataacactatactcatttccgcattttgaccctcctgcgctccatacaaagaaaatcctCATGAATGTGAGggataaacattcatgttgcttctgacatgtcaTAATTCCATTTTGTTATTATTCAAATCATATGTGgctatgattttgtaataaaatgaaatttcacatttttgttgctaaacttttttggctcagtatataaacaaacatattaCAATGACCAAATAACACAATGCCGGGATGTATAAGTAAAGGGCCACGTCACATGCCATAAGAAGGCATAAGAAGGCATAtatacaaagcacattagcaaaaacgaaagactaGAATTCAGATATTATCATAGACCAATGACATAATAACGGGATATATtaatacagagccacgtcatttGTTACCATGAAACACAAACATGCATGCCGAAAAAGTATATAAACATTAATGAAagacaagattacaaaaattatCATCGAACAAT from Mytilus galloprovincialis chromosome 5, xbMytGall1.hap1.1, whole genome shotgun sequence includes these protein-coding regions:
- the LOC143074380 gene encoding uncharacterized protein LOC143074380 is translated as MVTVSLLVFFLSIVHLTRGIGSPTFQLVPNGIKVSIPVQGYDRSAIHFNINKPMSGIVAGDNEHDFFSYDISGDHWEYTFPVAAKQGDVINYWLWGENNSQGETLTGQTITLGPMLGPSTTTSTFQSTTTEQSITTAISPTTTTNAPSITANSTPFQHNSYSSTRTICKDNAVVNCKNQHVCFITHLRGYCPLTCGLCLPPLCEDSTAVHCEQHTVCLHSILKKFCPLTCGQCVKATKPPCTDGTLVNCSFAGVCSDSALKEHCPLTCGLCGKLSQTTRWIHIGTTKKPSLSQIIGR